The genomic segment TGTGCCGTCATCAGGCAGTCGGCCGCCGAACGCGATGACGTAGACCGCGACTGACAGGATGCAGAACACGCTGAGTGACAGGTATGCCGGAGTATAGCTGCCCGTCCGCGCGATGATCTGCCCGGAGATGAACGCCGCAATCGCGTAGCCGATATTCCACGATGCTGAACGCAAGCCGAATGCATGCGCGCGGGCTTGTGGCGGCAGCAGACCACCAGCGTGAGCCGGACTCCAGCGGCCACGAGACAGCCGGAGATCTTTGCGACCGGCGTAACCGAGTGAGACCAGCCAGGCTGTTGGGAACGGTATCAGCGCAAGGTGAACCGGAATGAAGAATACGCGCGTCCAGATCTGTGCCGAAACGTAACCGATGCGCGCTGCGAGCGCTGGTCCGGCGACCGACAGAACCGTCGCCGCGAGACCCGAGAGCGCGAAGATGAGGCCGATGGTCCCGGCCGGTGTCCCCATGTTGGTCAGCAGGACGTTGTAAAACGGCTCGACTGCCCCGACGCCGAGCGCGAGGAACAGGCCGAGCAGCATCAATGAGCCGACATCGCGGCGAGCCTGGCGGCGGACTCGGTGTGACAGGAGCTGTGCGTGCGAGACGCGAAAGTCTTCGTGATGTCGTTCCTGGCGCGCGGTACCCATGACCAGCAGCGGAGCGATGCTGATCGCCGTCAGACCGGCGCCGATAATCAGCGTCCAACGATATGCCTCGGCCGAGCTGGCGGCGCTATCGGTCAGTGCACCAACGCCGGATGGCAACAGTCCGCCGACCAGGCTCCCGAGCATGATCGAGCCGGAACTGATCGCGGATGAGAGGGCTGCCATCAGCGCCGTGTGCTGCCTCGGAGTCCATTCGATGACGAACGGCATCTGGCCGGTCATGATGAACGCGCTGCCGATGCCATTCATTGCCGCGAGAATAAGCAGTGCCGACTCCGATGTGACTGTTGCCAGCACGACCATGCTGATCGCGAATTCAATTGTGCCAAGCGTGAGACAGATCCAGTTGCCGAAGCGATTGATCAGGAACCCAATCAGCAGGCAGGTGATGCCCATCGAGAGCGTATAGATGCCGTTGACCGCACCGATGAAGCCTTCGTCGTAGCCGAGCTGCACGAGATAGAGGTTGAAGATGAGGGTGAAGACGCCGATGCCGATGAACGACAGGAGAGCAAACCCCAGGAACAGATGAATATCGCGCCCACAGTCCACGACCTTTTGCCAGTAGGCGCGCATGTTCTCCCGTTGCCGTCCGATGAGCTATTCGACGCGTGGTGTGGCCCGCGGTGCGCCCTGCACCGCGGGCCGTTTCGACAATCCTATCCGAGCAGGCCGCGGACTGCATCGGCAATGTGGCTGGCGGAGATGCCGGCCCAGTCCAGCAGCTGTTCTGGCGTCGCGGAGCCGGGCAGGCCCCTCGGCGCGAGATGCTTCATCTGCACCGTGAACGAGTTGCTACTGGTTGCCAGCGCCTCAAGGACAGCAGAGCCGATTCCGCCCTGCGGCCAGTGATCCTCGACAACAACCAGTCGGCCTTCGGTCGCCTCGAGTGCGGCCCGCAACGTGTCGACATCGACCGGCTTGACTGAATACAGATCAACCAGCCGGACATTGACGCCGTCCTCGGCCAGCGCGTCTGTCGCCTTGATCGCCTCGTGCAGCGTAATGCCGGCAGCGACGATCGTGACCTTGTCGTCGTCCGACTCCCGCACGACGCGGCTGCCGCCGATGGCGAACGTTTCGTCGGCACCGTAAATCACCGGTGTTGCGGCGCGTGTCGTCCGCAGGTAGGCGATGCCGGTGTGGTCCGCCATCTGGCGGACGAGTGCGACCGTCTGGTTCGCGTCTGATGGATACAGCACCACGCTGCCGTGCACGGCGCGCATCATCGCGATGTCCTCCAGCGCCATCTGAGACGGCCCGTCCTCGCCGATCGAGACTCCGGCGTGTGAGCCGCACAGCTTGATGTTGGCCTGCGAGATCGCGGCCATGCGGATGAAGTCGTAGGCGCGGCTCATGAACGCGCCGAAGGTGGAGGCGAACGGCACGTAGCCACGGACGCCGATGCCGACCGCGCTGGCGACCATCTGCTGCTCGGCGATGAACATCTCGAAGAAGCGCTCCGGGTAGGCGTTCTTGAACACCTCCGACATCGTCGAGTTGGAGACTTCGGCGTCCAGTACAACAACGTCCGAGCGCTCTCCACCGACCGCCTTGAGGCCGTCGCCGTAAGCCTTGCGCGTAGCGACCGACTCACCGAGGTCGTAGGTCGCTGACGCATCAGCTGCGCTCGTCGACCCCGGTGTCTGCGCAGAGACCGCCGGGGCCTCAGGGACGTCGAACGTCAGGTCGGTCTTGCCGCCCAGCTCAGCGATCGTCTCGTCGAGTTTGTCCTTCGGCACCGGCTTGCCGTGCCAGCCGTTTTCGTTGGCCATCCATGAGATGCCCTTGCCCTTGACGGTGCGGGCGACGATCAGGACAGGCTGTTCGTTCGTTTCCTGATGGGCGAGCGCGAGATCGAATCCGCGCTTGATGTCGTCGAAGTCGTGGCCATCGATCTCGATCGGGTGCCAGCCGAATGCGCGGGCGCGCGCGGCGTACTCATCGCCGTCCCAGCCGTACTCCGTCTCACCGCGTTGGCCAAGCCGGTTCATGTCGAGGATGCCGATCAGGTTGCCCAGCTTGTAGTAGTTGGCTTTGTCCATGCCCTCGGCGATCGAGCCCTCGGCGAACTCGGAGTCGCCGCACAGCACCCAGACGCGGTAGGGCAGCTTGTCGAGATACTTGGCAGCCATCGCGACGCCGACCGCAATCGGCAGTCCCTGGCCGAGCGATCCGGTGGCAACGTCAACCCACGGCAGAACCGGCGTTGGATGGCCCTGGAATGGGCTGCCGAGCTGCCGATAGGTCATCATCTCATCGTCGGAGATCGCTCCGGCGGCCCGATACATCGCATAAAGCAGTGATGATGCGTGGCCCTTCGAGAAGATCAGGTGGTCGTTGCCGGGGTTGTCGGGCTGGTCGAAGTTGTATTTCAGATACTTTGTCATGAGGACCGCCATGATGTCGGCGGCTGAGAGCGCCGAGCTGGGGTGTCCTGACCCAGCGGCGGTACTGGTGCGGACGCTATCGACGCGAAGTTGTTGCGCGAGCGCCGACAGGTCTGTGGAAACTGCCGTCATACCTCGAATCCCTCTCTCCATACGGCGTGCGTCGCCCGCTTATGGCGGTTGATCGGTGACCTCCATATCGCCAACCCGTATTCAATCATGCGAGTCGGTGTTGCGGTTCGCTACTAAGAACGCGCACATCCTCGTTGATTCCCGTTCCGCCAGATTCTGGCCACCAAATTTGGTACGAAATGTGCGCTGCTCATCCCGATGACGTGAGCACGAATCAGGAGCACATCGGATGAACAACGACACAAACACGCCGCGCCGAGATATTCGCCGCAAAGACATCGAACCGCTGATGGAGCGGGCCGAGGATCGTGCGCCGGATGGTGACCTGCCAGATGATGCACAGGTCTCGAACGATGATCTTCCACAATGGATGCTCGATGAGGCGGCAGCCGGCAGTGGGGACGATGACGACGACATCCCGGAACACCTCTGGCCGGCGGAAGGCGCTGACACGCTTGGCGAGTACACTCGTCGCATATCCGAGTCGATTGACGAGGCCGTCGACCGGCTGCCCGATCCCGAAAATTCGCCGAAATAACGGTAGGCCATGTCACATTCGACTGCACGTTGGGGGGTACATGCACATTCGTAGCGAACCAGCTTTGACCTTTGATGATGTTCTGCTTGTTCCGAAGCGGTCGGGAATCCGGTCGCGTCGGGCGGTCTCGACAACGACGCAGCTCACAAAGCGCATCAGCCTCGTACTGCCGATCGTGTCATCTAATATGGACACCGTCACGGAAGCGCGGATGGCGATTGCGCTGGCCAAGATCGGCGGCATCGGCATCATCCACCGCTTCATGACGCCGGAACGTCAGGCCGCAGAGATCGAACAGGTGAAGCGGTCCGAGGGATACGTCGTTGTCGAGCCTCAGCGCATTACCCCCGACGCCACAATCTCGGCTGCTCGACGGATGCTCGCCGAGTACAACATCGGCGGGTTGATCGTCTCCGGGCCGGCTGACGAAATCCTCGGCGTCGTGACCGCACGCGATCTCCTCTTTGAGGAGCAGTCCGATCTGCCCGTTACCGCAGTGATGACACCGCGCGATCGACTCGTTACGGGATCTCCGATGTCATCGCTCGATGACGCGCGCAAGGCTCTGCGCTCCGCCCGTATTGAGAAGCTGCCGCTTGTTGATGAACAGGGCCGGTTGCACGGCCTGGTCACGGCGCAGGACATTCGTAAGCTCGACGATCAGCCGGATGCGACCAAGGACGAGCTGGGTCGCTTACGCGTCGGCGCAGCGATTGGCGTGCGTCCGACGGATATTGAGCGTGCGGCATTGTGTGTCGAGGCCGGTGCTGACGTGCTGGTGGTCGATATTGCCCACGGGCACTCCGATGCGGCACTCGACATGGTGACTGCGCTGAAGAAGCGTTTCCCTGATGTTGATGTCGTGGGCGGAAACGTGGCGAGTGGTGACGGCGTGCGCGACATGGTTGCAGCCGGGGCCGACGCCGTAAAGATCGGCGTCGGTGCCGGCTCGATCTGCATCACGCGCATCGCGACCGGATTTGGCGTGCCGCAGCTCACCGCTGTCGCCGAGTGCGGCGACGTCGGTCGTGAGTTGAACGTGCCGATCATTGCCGATGGTGGTATTCGTACCTCCGGCGACATCACCAAAGCGTTGGCTGCGGGGGCAAGCACGGTCATGCTCGGTAGCCTGCTGGCTGGCACCGACGAGGCCCCCGGGGCGCCGGTTGTCCGCCGGGGAAGGCGCTACAAGATCGTGCGCGGCATGGCTTCGCTGACCGCCAACGTCGATCGACAGCGGGTCGAGCGCGGCGACGAGGTCGACGACACCGACTGGCTCGAGGTTGTGCCGGAGGGCGTTGAAGCGATCGTGCCGGCGCGTGGCCCGGTGGCCGATGTCGTCTATCAGCTCGTTGGTGGCCTGCGCTCCGGCCTTAGTTACGCAGGCGCGGCAACGATTCCGGAACTCTGGGAGCGTGCCGAGTTTGTACAGATCACCGCAGCCGGTGTCACCGAGAGCGGCGCGCACGATGTCGAGGTATCGTAGCAGCGCTGCGACTGGCTAGCGCGCAACTGACCTTTCGACAAGTGCGGTGATCTCAGCCTGATATTCCGCAGGGAGATCGCAGTTGGTTGCGCCCTTGAGGATTGGGCGGACGTAGTTTGCCGATGGCTGAAAGTCGCCTTGCGAGTTTGGAATCAGATAGGTAATCGCCGACACGGACTCGCCGCTGCTGGTTGTCACTTGCACCGGTATCTGCTTATACATCCCCTGATCGACCCCGGAGATGCTGTCGAGCTGGGCGAGCGTCGCGTCGTCCAGTTCGTATAGCAGACCGTAGATCGTGTGGTCGGCCGCCTCGATCAGGTGGCAGCCGCCGTTGCTGCCGCCGAGATTGTGCGCCGCGAATGTGACTCGCCAGCCGGAAACGCTGCCGGTCTCGCCGGGCGTCGCGGTCGGGCAGAACTTCCCCATCTCGTCGCGATCCAGCAATGTGCAGTACGCGAAATAGTGCGCCATGTGTTCCTGCTTTCATGATTGGTAACTCAGTGCGCCCATCCTACTCGCTACCCAGTTGATTGTCGCAACCAGATCGCGAGTATCATCGCCGTGCAAACACTGAGGACTGGCACGGAAGGATTGCGCGTGAGCGACGGAGTGCAGATGCCGACACCGGAGTCGGTGTTGGGATATCAGATGGGAACCCCGCGACGACTGCCGGACTGGGGCGAGATCGTTGATTTCTTCGAACAGTTGGCGGCGGCGTCGGATCGCATCGTTGTCGAGCGGCTGGGCGAGTCCACGCAGGGGCGACCGTACATCGCGGTCTACGTCTCGGCTGCCGAGAACCTGGCGCGCCGTGACGAGCTACGCGGCACGCTGAACCAACTGTATGACCCGCGCGGACGCGATGCGGGTGACGACGAATCGTTGGTTGAGTCCGGCAAGGTGACGGCGTTTCTGCTCTGCACCCAGCACTCCAACGAAATCGGCGCGGCGCTCATGACCCTGGAGCTGGCCAGCGATCTGGCGGCAGCCGACGACCCGGACAGTCTTGAAGTGCTGGACAACGTCATCACGGTCATCATCCCCTCACACAACCCGGACGGGCACCAGATGATCGTCGAGTGGTATCGGCAGTGGCTCGGCACGGAGTACGAAGGCCAGTCGATGCCGTGGCTCTATCACCACTACGTCGGCCACGACAACAATCGTGACTGGTTCATGCTGACTCAGGTGGAATCGCGCCTGTACGCCGACCTCCACAATCGCGAGCGGCCACAACTCGTCTTCGACATGCACCAGATGGGTCGCGATGGCGCACGCTTCATGGTGCCACCATTTATCGATCCGCTCGACCCGAACCAGGACCCGGTCATCCAGCAGGGCTTTGGCGATCTCGGCACGGCCATCGCCACGCGCCTGACGGCGGCCGGCAAGAGTGGTGTTGGGACGAACATCATCTTCGACAACTACTCGCCATCGCTCGCCTACGGCAACTACCACGGCAGCGTCGATATCCTCTCTGAGGCCGCTAGCTGTCGGTTGGCGACACCGGTGGACGTGCCCGAAGACAAGCTGAAGGCTGAAGGTGGGTTCGATCCGAAGGTGCGCACATGGAATCATCCGCTGCCGTGGAAGGGCGGCGAATGGACGCTGCGCGACATTGTTGAGTACGACAAGCTAGCCGCCCTCGCCTTCCTGGAGCACGCGGCGCGAAACCGGCGGCAGTGGCTGCGCAACTACGCCGGGATCATGCGACGAATGGTCGAGCGTGAGAACGGGCCTTACGCGTTCCTCGTTCCGGCCGAGCAGCACGATCCCGGTGCAGCTTACGACCTGCTTGAGACGCTGCGTCGTGGCGACGTCGAGATTGAGCAGGCGACTGCGGACTTCGCCGCAGACGGCGTTCGCTATCCCGCAGGCACGACCGTCATTCGCTTGGCGCAACCGGCCGGAAACTTCGTCAAGACGCTGCTGGAGATGCAGAGCTATCCCGACCTGCGGCGCTGGCCCGATGGCCCTCCGCTGCCGCCCTATGACATCGCCGGTCACACGTTGCCGCTGCAGATGGGTGTGCAGGCGGTCCAGGTCGATGCGCAGTTTGAGGTTGCACTTGAGCCGTCCGATGTCCGCGCTCCCGAAGGGCAGGTTTCTGGGCAGGGGCAGTACGGTTGGCACTTCTCGGCGAAGCGCAACGGATCGGTGCGCGCGCTGTATCGGCTGCTGGCCAATAGCGCCAGTGTCTATCGCCTGATCGAGCGTCATGGCAGGTTGGCGGCGGGCACCTACCTCGTTCGCGACGTTGAACAGGCGTACGTCGAAGCCGTGGCACGCGAGACGGGTGTCGATCTCGTTGGCATTGACACGCCGATCGAGGTGCAGGTAGTGCGGCAGTCGCTACCGAGGCTGGGCATCTACCAGTCCTGGAAGCCATCGATCGATGAGGGCTGGCTGCGCTGGATTTTCGATGACTACGGCATCCCCTACGAAACGCTGCACAACGCGGACATTCGTCAGGGCGGGCTGTCGGAGCGCTTCGACGTGATCCTCCTGCCGGAGCAGTCGGCGAAGGACATGTTCGAGGGCAATCCCGAGAAGAACCAGTATCAGGAGCCGTATCCGCCGGAGTATGTCGGCGGACTGGGAAGGGTCGGCGCGGATGCACTTGCTGCGTTCGCCGAGCAAGGCGGCACGCTCGTCGCGCTCGACGCTGCCTCGCGCTTTGTCATGCACCACATCCATCCTCCGGTGCGCAACGTGGTCGAGGGGCTGAGCAACGAGGAGTTCTACTGCCCCGGATCGTTGCTTCGCATCCTGGTGGATACGAACCACCCGCTTGGCTGGGGCATGAAGCGGCAGGAAGTCGCGCTCTTCATCAAGAGTCCGGTGTTCACCGGCACGCGGGGCGACGAGGCGCGGCTGGTGGCGCGCTATCCCGAGTACGAACCCAACCTGAGCGGCTGGATCCTCGGGGCAGACAAGCTGGCCGGCAAGGGTGCGCTGGCCGAGGTGGCAGTCGGCGAAGGCCGCGCGATCCTGTTCGGATTCCGGCCACAGTTCCGTGGCCAGTCGCGCGGCAGCTATCGATTCCTGTTCAACGCCATTGCTCGCGGCGGACAGGGCGAACCGGAGCAGATCACCTTCGGCGCGTAATCACGCACCCTGATGGACGGCCAGGGCTTCGTCCTCCAGGAACGGGCCGGTGACCTCGACGGGATGAGACCCGCGCGCCATCACTTCGGCACACGACAGCTGGAGTGATGGCGCGCTCCCGTCACCCCGCTCGGCCCGTAAGCGTTCGGCGTTGATGCCGAACACGACCCGGCGGATGTTGGCCATGAAGATCGCAGCCGAGCACATCGGGCACGGTTCAGTGCTGGCGTACATCGTGCAGGTCGACAGTGTCTCCGGGTCGAGCGCGCGGGTCGCGAGCCGCACGACGTGCGTCTCGGCATGGCCAGTCACGTCGCCGTCGTCTGCAACGGTGTTCTCACCGGTGAAGAGGATCTGCCCCTCTGCATCGACGAGCAGCGCGCCGAACGGGCGGTTCCCGTGGCTCGCGGCTGCGCGGGCCACATCGAATGCTTGTCGCATCATCTGTTGATCGAGTTCGCTCACGTCGGTTCCTCCTGACTCACGGATGCTTGTGACAATAGGACTGACGGGCCAGTCAGCCATAACTGGTCTGGTCCGTAGTACCATAGCCGTAGGGGAATTCGCCTGTCCACAAATGCAGTTATGTATAGTGACAGGGGCTCGGAAGAAGTTGAGGTGACGCGCCCAGCGGGGCACGAGCAAACTGAGCCGGTGAGGAGCTGATACACATGGCTGAACGACATGACCCATTCAACGCACGCGCCACGCTTGAGTATTCGGGCGGAACGCTGCAGTACTACCGGCTCGACGCGCTGAGTGAGTTTGGCGATATCGCTCGACTCCCGCTGACCGTCAAGATCCTGCTTGAGAACGTCCTGCGCAACTGCGGGACGGAAAGCTTCGACGAGAGCGACGTGCAGTCTCTGGCGAGCTGGAAGCCTGGCAATCGCGGTGACGGCGAGTTGCCTTTCCTTCCCGCGCGAGTTCTCCTGCAGGACTACACAGGCGTTCCGGCTGTCGTTGATCTGGCCGCGATGCGGTCCGCGATGGCGAGGCTGGGCGGAGATCCTTCCAAGGTTAACCCGTTGCTGCCTGCAGACCTGGTGATCGATCACTCCGTCACCGTCGATGCGTTCGGCTCGACGCTGGCCTTCGAGCGCAACGTTGAATACGAGTACAAGCGCAATAAGGAACGCTACGCTGTCCTGCGCTGGGCGGCGCAGTCATTCGACGGCTTGCGCATCGTCCCGCCGGGCACCGGCATCTGCCACCAGGTGAACCTCGAATACCTGTCTCGTGTCGTCCAGGCACGCGAGATCGATGGCGAGATAGTGGCGTTCCCGGACACCTGCGTCGGCACCGACTCGCACACCCCGATGGTCAATGGCCTCGGCGTGCTTGCCTGGGGTGTCGGTGGCATTGAGGCCGAGGGCGCGATGCTGGGGCAGCCGATTTTCATGCTGCCACCGAGCGTCGTCGGAGTCCGGCTCGTCGGTGAGCTTCCTGAAGGCGCGACCGCGACCGACCTGGTGCTGACAATCACGCAGATGCTGCGCAAGCATGGTGTCGTTGGACGCTTTGTCGAGTATTTCGGCACTGGCCTTTCCAAGCTGCCGCTGGCCGACCGCGCGACGATCGGCAACATGTCGCCCGAATACGGCGCGACCTGTGGCCTGTTCCCGGTTGATGATGAGACGCTGCGCTACATGCGTATGACCGGTCGACCCGAGGAGCTTGTCGATCTGGTCGAGCGCTACACCAGGGCGCAGGGGATGTTCCGCACCGACGACTCGCCGGAGCCGGTCTTCGACGAGGTGCTGGAGCTCGATCTGGCAACTGTTGAGCCGAGCCTGGCCGGACCGCGCCGGCCGCAGGATCGCGTCTCGATCGCCGGGCTGAGCGACGCGCTGCGCGAAGCGTTCGGTAACCAGATGGTCGCCAAGCGAACCGTTGATCACGAAGACGCCAGCGAGATCGCGGCCACTGCTGCCGTCGCTGATTCGTTCCCTGCCAGCGATCCACTGCCGGCCCAGGATGAGAATCCGGGCGGTGAAGACGCAGATTCAATGGCGCTCGGCAGGCCGTCCACTCGCCAGCGAGCGCCGGGTGTGGAGTCACCCGCCGAGGGCGTCGTCGCCAGCCCGTCCGAGACCGTGCAGATTCCGCAGGACGCGAACGGCACCGACGTGCGACATGGTTCGGTCGTCATCGCCGCGATCACGAGCTGCACCAACACTTCCAATCCGTCGGTCATGCTGGCCGCCGGACTGGTTGCCAAGAAGGCGGTCGAACGCGGACTGAGCGTCGCCCATTCGGTCAAGACCAGCCTCGCTCCGGGCTCGCGCGCTGTCGCCGACTACTACGACAATGCCGGGCTGACTGAGTATCTTGAGAAGCTCGGGTTCTACATCGTTGGCTAC from the Thermomicrobiales bacterium genome contains:
- a CDS encoding MFS transporter, yielding MRAYWQKVVDCGRDIHLFLGFALLSFIGIGVFTLIFNLYLVQLGYDEGFIGAVNGIYTLSMGITCLLIGFLINRFGNWICLTLGTIEFAISMVVLATVTSESALLILAAMNGIGSAFIMTGQMPFVIEWTPRQHTALMAALSSAISSGSIMLGSLVGGLLPSGVGALTDSAASSAEAYRWTLIIGAGLTAISIAPLLVMGTARQERHHEDFRVSHAQLLSHRVRRQARRDVGSLMLLGLFLALGVGAVEPFYNVLLTNMGTPAGTIGLIFALSGLAATVLSVAGPALAARIGYVSAQIWTRVFFIPVHLALIPFPTAWLVSLGYAGRKDLRLSRGRWSPAHAGGLLPPQARAHAFGLRSASWNIGYAIAAFISGQIIARTGSYTPAYLSLSVFCILSVAVYVIAFGGRLPDDGTPATGTANPPAIEPLSTD
- a CDS encoding transketolase, encoding MTAVSTDLSALAQQLRVDSVRTSTAAGSGHPSSALSAADIMAVLMTKYLKYNFDQPDNPGNDHLIFSKGHASSLLYAMYRAAGAISDDEMMTYRQLGSPFQGHPTPVLPWVDVATGSLGQGLPIAVGVAMAAKYLDKLPYRVWVLCGDSEFAEGSIAEGMDKANYYKLGNLIGILDMNRLGQRGETEYGWDGDEYAARARAFGWHPIEIDGHDFDDIKRGFDLALAHQETNEQPVLIVARTVKGKGISWMANENGWHGKPVPKDKLDETIAELGGKTDLTFDVPEAPAVSAQTPGSTSAADASATYDLGESVATRKAYGDGLKAVGGERSDVVVLDAEVSNSTMSEVFKNAYPERFFEMFIAEQQMVASAVGIGVRGYVPFASTFGAFMSRAYDFIRMAAISQANIKLCGSHAGVSIGEDGPSQMALEDIAMMRAVHGSVVLYPSDANQTVALVRQMADHTGIAYLRTTRAATPVIYGADETFAIGGSRVVRESDDDKVTIVAAGITLHEAIKATDALAEDGVNVRLVDLYSVKPVDVDTLRAALEATEGRLVVVEDHWPQGGIGSAVLEALATSSNSFTVQMKHLAPRGLPGSATPEQLLDWAGISASHIADAVRGLLG
- the guaB gene encoding IMP dehydrogenase; this encodes MHIRSEPALTFDDVLLVPKRSGIRSRRAVSTTTQLTKRISLVLPIVSSNMDTVTEARMAIALAKIGGIGIIHRFMTPERQAAEIEQVKRSEGYVVVEPQRITPDATISAARRMLAEYNIGGLIVSGPADEILGVVTARDLLFEEQSDLPVTAVMTPRDRLVTGSPMSSLDDARKALRSARIEKLPLVDEQGRLHGLVTAQDIRKLDDQPDATKDELGRLRVGAAIGVRPTDIERAALCVEAGADVLVVDIAHGHSDAALDMVTALKKRFPDVDVVGGNVASGDGVRDMVAAGADAVKIGVGAGSICITRIATGFGVPQLTAVAECGDVGRELNVPIIADGGIRTSGDITKALAAGASTVMLGSLLAGTDEAPGAPVVRRGRRYKIVRGMASLTANVDRQRVERGDEVDDTDWLEVVPEGVEAIVPARGPVADVVYQLVGGLRSGLSYAGAATIPELWERAEFVQITAAGVTESGAHDVEVS
- a CDS encoding gamma-glutamylcyclotransferase, with protein sequence MAHYFAYCTLLDRDEMGKFCPTATPGETGSVSGWRVTFAAHNLGGSNGGCHLIEAADHTIYGLLYELDDATLAQLDSISGVDQGMYKQIPVQVTTSSGESVSAITYLIPNSQGDFQPSANYVRPILKGATNCDLPAEYQAEITALVERSVAR
- a CDS encoding M14 family metallopeptidase, producing MSDGVQMPTPESVLGYQMGTPRRLPDWGEIVDFFEQLAAASDRIVVERLGESTQGRPYIAVYVSAAENLARRDELRGTLNQLYDPRGRDAGDDESLVESGKVTAFLLCTQHSNEIGAALMTLELASDLAAADDPDSLEVLDNVITVIIPSHNPDGHQMIVEWYRQWLGTEYEGQSMPWLYHHYVGHDNNRDWFMLTQVESRLYADLHNRERPQLVFDMHQMGRDGARFMVPPFIDPLDPNQDPVIQQGFGDLGTAIATRLTAAGKSGVGTNIIFDNYSPSLAYGNYHGSVDILSEAASCRLATPVDVPEDKLKAEGGFDPKVRTWNHPLPWKGGEWTLRDIVEYDKLAALAFLEHAARNRRQWLRNYAGIMRRMVERENGPYAFLVPAEQHDPGAAYDLLETLRRGDVEIEQATADFAADGVRYPAGTTVIRLAQPAGNFVKTLLEMQSYPDLRRWPDGPPLPPYDIAGHTLPLQMGVQAVQVDAQFEVALEPSDVRAPEGQVSGQGQYGWHFSAKRNGSVRALYRLLANSASVYRLIERHGRLAAGTYLVRDVEQAYVEAVARETGVDLVGIDTPIEVQVVRQSLPRLGIYQSWKPSIDEGWLRWIFDDYGIPYETLHNADIRQGGLSERFDVILLPEQSAKDMFEGNPEKNQYQEPYPPEYVGGLGRVGADALAAFAEQGGTLVALDAASRFVMHHIHPPVRNVVEGLSNEEFYCPGSLLRILVDTNHPLGWGMKRQEVALFIKSPVFTGTRGDEARLVARYPEYEPNLSGWILGADKLAGKGALAEVAVGEGRAILFGFRPQFRGQSRGSYRFLFNAIARGGQGEPEQITFGA
- a CDS encoding nucleoside deaminase: MSELDQQMMRQAFDVARAAASHGNRPFGALLVDAEGQILFTGENTVADDGDVTGHAETHVVRLATRALDPETLSTCTMYASTEPCPMCSAAIFMANIRRVVFGINAERLRAERGDGSAPSLQLSCAEVMARGSHPVEVTGPFLEDEALAVHQGA
- a CDS encoding aconitate hydratase encodes the protein MAERHDPFNARATLEYSGGTLQYYRLDALSEFGDIARLPLTVKILLENVLRNCGTESFDESDVQSLASWKPGNRGDGELPFLPARVLLQDYTGVPAVVDLAAMRSAMARLGGDPSKVNPLLPADLVIDHSVTVDAFGSTLAFERNVEYEYKRNKERYAVLRWAAQSFDGLRIVPPGTGICHQVNLEYLSRVVQAREIDGEIVAFPDTCVGTDSHTPMVNGLGVLAWGVGGIEAEGAMLGQPIFMLPPSVVGVRLVGELPEGATATDLVLTITQMLRKHGVVGRFVEYFGTGLSKLPLADRATIGNMSPEYGATCGLFPVDDETLRYMRMTGRPEELVDLVERYTRAQGMFRTDDSPEPVFDEVLELDLATVEPSLAGPRRPQDRVSIAGLSDALREAFGNQMVAKRTVDHEDASEIAATAAVADSFPASDPLPAQDENPGGEDADSMALGRPSTRQRAPGVESPAEGVVASPSETVQIPQDANGTDVRHGSVVIAAITSCTNTSNPSVMLAAGLVAKKAVERGLSVAHSVKTSLAPGSRAVADYYDNAGLTEYLEKLGFYIVGYGCTTCIGNSGPLVPEVAQQVDENDLVVASVLSGNRNFEGRIHPQVRASFLASPPLVVAYALAGTVDIDLTTQPLGIGSDGTPVFLRDIWPSQTEVRDAVESAVTSDVFARNYAHVFDGDEAWRSLEVPSGELYAWDNESTYIQEPPYFDNLQMEPSPTQDIQNARVLLQLGDSITTDHISPAGSINPKSPAGEYLILNDVGLFDFNSYGARRGNHEVMMRGTFANVRLRNELVPGKEGWWTKYLPTGEEMAVYDAAHMYQQDGTPLIVVAGKEYGSGSSRDWAAKGPQLLGIRAVIAESYERIHRSNLVMMGILPLQFKAGDSRQSLGLDGTEVFDIPGIAAGLRPGQSLSVTARRGDGTAITFDATVRIDTEIEWEYYRHGGILPMVLRRLAEA